One window from the genome of Comamonas sp. lk encodes:
- the lptB gene encoding LPS export ABC transporter ATP-binding protein — translation MSRDSTLRSGEADSRLEARHLAKSYGSRKVVKDVSLSVQKGEVVGLLGPNGAGKTTSFYMIVGLVRSDGGEIFIDGHAVGNMPIHQRSRLGLSYLPQEASIFRKLSVEENVRAVLELQKDEQGKLLSKEEIDKRLNNLLKELRVEHLRQSPALALSGGERRRVEIARALATQPRFILLDEPFAGIDPIAVIEIQRIIGFLKERGIGVLITDHNVRETLGICDHAFIISDGHVLAEGTPEQIVDNADVRRVYLGEHFRM, via the coding sequence ATGAGCCGTGACAGCACCCTGCGCAGCGGCGAAGCGGACAGCCGCCTGGAGGCCAGGCATCTGGCCAAGTCCTATGGCAGCCGCAAGGTGGTCAAGGACGTGTCTTTGTCCGTGCAAAAAGGCGAGGTCGTCGGTCTGCTGGGCCCCAACGGCGCGGGCAAGACCACCTCGTTTTACATGATCGTGGGTCTGGTGCGCAGCGATGGCGGCGAGATCTTCATCGACGGCCATGCCGTGGGCAATATGCCGATTCACCAGCGCTCGCGCCTGGGACTGTCCTATCTGCCGCAGGAAGCCTCGATTTTCCGCAAGCTCAGCGTGGAAGAAAACGTCCGCGCCGTGCTGGAACTGCAAAAGGACGAGCAAGGCAAGCTGCTCTCCAAGGAAGAGATAGACAAGCGGCTGAACAATCTGCTCAAGGAATTGCGCGTGGAGCATCTGCGCCAGTCTCCGGCGCTGGCCCTGTCCGGGGGCGAACGCCGCCGGGTGGAAATCGCCCGCGCCCTGGCCACGCAGCCACGCTTCATTCTGCTCGATGAGCCGTTTGCCGGTATCGACCCCATCGCGGTGATCGAAATCCAGCGCATCATCGGCTTCTTGAAAGAGCGCGGCATTGGCGTGCTGATTACCGATCACAACGTGCGCGAAACCCTGGGTATCTGTGACCACGCCTTCATCATCAGCGACGGCCATGTACTGGCCGAAGGTACGCCAGAGCAGATCGTGGACAACGCCGATGTGCGCCGAGTCTACCTGGGTGAACACTTCCGCATGTGA